In the genome of Sciurus carolinensis chromosome 3, mSciCar1.2, whole genome shotgun sequence, one region contains:
- the Arhgef15 gene encoding rho guanine nucleotide exchange factor 15, giving the protein MSAQSLPAATPPTQKPPRIIRPRPPSRPRAPHSPGPPHNGSSPQALPRTSSEAPMCTPIFWEPPVASLKPPALLPPSASRVSLDSQTSPDSPSSTPSPVSRRSISPEPTPWSPVPPPKPSGSPHTTLPLLPGTGALTQDGSASAPGTVRRLAGRFEWGAEGKTHATGSLERGSQGGTDVNGEREAPQVILSGNGSQENGALDAALACPPCCPCVCHIARPGLELRWVPVGSPEDGPRAPCRASPLRTSRSRPNPPSISHPAVVLTSYRSTAERKLLPPLKPPKPTRVRQDTTVSGEPPQPDLDLPSEDGIQTVESPDEAPQNALPTAMEGREEEGLEGLKEQNWELPLQDEPLYQTYRAAVLSEELWGVGEDGGPSPANPGEPSTFTRPPGPRNTLWQELPAVRASGLLETLSPQERRMQESLFEVVTSEASYLRSLRLLTDTFVLSQALRDTLTPRDHHTLFSNVQRVQGVSERFLGTLLSRVRSSPHISDLCDVVHAHAVGPFSVYVDYVRNQQYQEETYSRLMDTNIRFSAELRRLQSLPKCERLPLPSFLLLPFQRITRLRMLLQNILRQTEEGSSRQENAQKALGAVSKIIERCSAEVGRMKQTEELIRLTQRLRFHKVKALPLVSWSRRLELQGELTELGCRRGGVLFTSRPRFTPLCLLLFSDLLLITQPKSGQRLQVLDYAHRSLVQAQQVPDPSGPPTFRLSLLSNHQGRPTHRLLQASSLSDMQRWLGAFPTPGPLPCSPDTIYEDCECSQELCSEPSTPAKSEGRMLESRAPSKQLHKSPEGWLKGLPGAFPAQLVCEVTGEQKRRKHLRQHQRILEAVGPSSGTPSTPAP; this is encoded by the exons ATGTCGGCCCAGTCCCTTCCTGCAGCAACACCCCCTACACAGAAGCCCCCGAGGATCATCCGACCCCGGCCCCCTTCTCGCCCCCGGGCTCCCCACTCCCCGGGGCCTCCCCACAATGGCTCCTCTCCACAAGCACTTCCCCGAACCTCCAGTGAGGCCCCAATGTGCACCCCTATTTTCTGGGAGCCCCCAGTTGCATCCCTCAAGCCCCCTGCCCTTCTGCCTCCCTCAGCTTCTAGAGTCAGCCTTGATTCCCAGACTTCCCCAGATTCACCTTCCAGCACTCCCAGTCCAGTGTCCCGGCGATCCATCTCTCCAGAACCCACTCCCTGGTCTCCAGTCCCCCCACCTAAGCCCTCTGGGTCACCCCACACAACTCTGCCCCTGCTCCCAGGGACTGGAGCCCTGACGCAGGATGGCTCTGCCTCCGCCCCTGGCACTGTGCGGAGACTGGCAGGCAGGTTTGAATGGGGAGCTGAAGGCAAGACACACGCCACGGGCTCCCTTGAGCGGGGTTCCCAAGGGGGAACAGATGTGAACGGGGAGAGAGAGGCTCCTCAAGTCATCCTGTCTGGGAATGGGTCCCAGGAGAACGGCGCTCTGG ATGCTGCCCTTGCCTGCCCTCCATGCTGCCCCTGTGTCTGCCACATAGCCCGACCTGGCCTGGAGCTCCGATGGGTGCCGGTGGGGAGCCCTGAAGATGGCCCCAGGGCCCCGTGTCGTGCCTCCCCGCTGCGGACCTCCCGCTCCCGCCCTAACCCTCCAAGCATCAGTCACCCTGCAGTGGTCCTCACTTCTTATCGTTCCACTGCTGAACGCAAGCTCCTGCCACCTCTCAAACCCCCTAAACCAACTCGGGTCAGACAGGATACCACCGTCTCTGGGGAACCTCCACAGCCGGATCTTGATCTACCTTCTGAAGATGGAATCCAAACAG TGGAGAGTCCTGATGAAGCTCCTCAGAATGCTCTTCCTACAGCCATGGAAGGAAG ggaggaggagggcctAGAGGGACTGAAGGAACAGAACTGGGAGCTGCCCCTGCAGGATG AACCTCTATACCAGACCTACCGAGCAGCCGTGCTGTCAGAGGAGCTGTGGGGGGTTGGTGAGGATGGGGGTCCTTCTCCAGCAAATCCTGGAGAACCTTCCACCTTCACACGGCCCCCTGGACCTCGAAACACCCTGTGGCAAGAGCTTCCAGCTGTGCGAGCCAGTGGCCTCCTGGAGACCCTCAGTCCCCAAGAGAGGCGCATGCAGGAG AGCCTGTTTGAGGTGGTGACGTCTGAGGCCTCCTACCTGCGCTCCCTGAGGCTGCTGACTGACACCTTTGTGCTGAGCCAGGCACTTCGGGACACACTTACCCCTCGGGATCACCACACACTCTTCTCCAATGTGCAGCGAGTCCAGGGCGTCAGTGAGCG GTTTCTAGGAACATTACTGTCCCGTGTGCGTTCTTCTCCTCACATCAGTGACCTGTGTGATGTGGTGCATGCCCATGCAGTGGGTCCTTTCTCAGTGTATGTGGACTATGTGCGGAATCAACAGTATCAGGAGGAGACCTACAGTCGCCTAAT GGACACAAACATTCGCTTCTCTGCGGAGTTGCGTAGGCTGCAGAGCCTCCCCAAGTGTGAGCGGCTTCCACTACCATCCTTCCTTCTGCTACCTTTCCAGCGTATCACCCGGCTCCGCATGTTGCTGCAG AATATCCTGCGCCAGACAGAGGAGGGGTCCAGCCGCCAGGAGAATGCTCAGAAGGCCTTGGGTGCTGTCAGTAAG ATCATTGAGCGTTGCAGTGCTGAGGTGGGGCGCATGAAGCAGACTGAGGAGCTGATCCGACTCACCCAAAGGCTGCGCTTCCACAAAGTCAAG GCTCTGCCCCTAGTCTCCTGGTCGCGGCGCCTGGAGTTGCAGGGGGAGCTGACGGAGTTAGGGTGCAGGAGAGGGGGTGTGCTCTTCACCTCGCGGCCCCGCTTCACCCCACTCTGCCTGCTGCTCTTTAGTGACCTGTTGCTCATCACTCAGCCCAAGAG TGGGCAGCGGCTACAGGTTCTGGACTATGCCCATCGCTCCCTGGTGCAGGCCCAGCAGGTTCCAGACCCATCTGGTCCCCCTACCTTCCGCCTCTCCCTTCTCAGCAACCACCAGGGACGCCCCACCCATCGGCTACTCCAAGCTTCCTCCCT ATCAGACATGCAGCGCTGGTTGGGAGCCTTCCCTACCCCAGGCCCTCTTCCTTGCTCCCCAGATACCATCTATGAGGACTGTG AGTGTTCCCAGGAACTGTGTTCAGAGCCATCTACACCTGCCAAAAGTGAGGGACGGATGCTGGAATCCAGAGCTCCCTCCAAGCAACTGCACAAGAGCCCTGAAG GCTGGCTGAAGGGGCTTCCTGGGGCCTTCCCTGCTCAGTTGGTATGTGAAGTCACAGGAGAACAAAAAAGGAGGAAGCATCTTCGTCAGCACCAGAGGATTCTTGAGGCTGTTGGGCCCTCTTCAGGCACCCCCAGTACCCCCGCCCCCTGA